GATGTCGAAGTTGTTGAGCGGCCCGCCGCCCTTGTTGACGACGGTGAGGGGGCCGTCGAAGGTGTCTGGCACGCGCACGACGACGTTTGCGCCGAGACCGTTGCTGCCACCCTCACGTCCTACGGTAACGGCGGTGGCGGTGGCCGAGGTGCGGATGTTCTGGGCCAGTTGCTGGTCGGCGATGGCCTTTTCGTCGTGCCCCGCGTAGGCAAACGGGAAGAATTGCACCTCGAGCTTGCCGCTCATGCTGCGCTGCACGGCGACGTTGCCGTAGAGCACGTCGATGATGAGCGGCGAACCCGGCGCCCGGTCGAAGGCCTGGGGCGCACTCGGCGGTCCGTCGTACCGCACCAGGCTCTTGGCCGTGCAACGGGTGCCGCTGGCGTCCTCGATACAAGTGATGGAGCAGGCTTGTGACGAAACGGCGGTCAGCAGCACGAAGAAAGACATTTCGAGCGTACGCATGGGACTCCTCCTCGAATCGGCGGGCGGACTATGCCAGAGCTTCGACGGGCTGTCGTCCGACCGGATTCACCTCTCGGCCGGGGCGCGGAGCCGCCCAACCGCCGCCCTGACGCCGGCAGCGGCGCTGCCTCAATCCCGCGACGAGATGAAGATGCGCAGCACGTACCAGAGCATCATCGCGACGGACGCGAACAGCTCCAGGGCCGCCGCCACGTAGCGATCTTCCGGGAAGTGACGGATGACGTTGGAGGTGTCGTAGAGGATCGCGGCGCCCGCAAACCCGACCATCAGCACGCTGAAGAACGTGCCCAGCTGAAAGCTGAACACGACGCCGGCGACGATTGCCACGAGGGCAATGATGCCGCCCCAGAACAACAGGCCGCGCAGGAACGAGAAGTCCTTGCGAGTCACGAAGGCGATGGCCGTGAGACCCGCGAAACCGAGCATGGTGACGAGTGATGCGCTCTGAATGGCGCCGGGGGCGACCTTGTCCGCGATGGCCAGGAGCGGCACGAAGATGATGGCTTGAGCCACGACCATCCCCAGCAGCGCCGCATATTGAGCCGGCTTGCTCAGCGAACGATGCGCGACGTGGCTTGCCCCCCAGCTGACCACCACGAAGCCGCCCAGCACGAGCAGCCAGCTGCGCCCGAGCAGCGCCGCCGCAATGGGGTAAGCGAGCCCCGACATGAACAGGCCGACCTCGATCGCCGCGAACAAGATGATGGCGCCGAACAGGTGGTTGTAGGTGCGGACGATGAATTTCGCGCGAGCGTCGACCGGGTTCAGTCCGGCACGACCCTGAGCGACTGCGGAGGAATACGTCTGACTCATGGTGCTTGGCGCGGAACATAAGACGCCCCGCTCGACTCGGCCAGTCGCGCCGGAAAAATTGGGTCAGGGCGCGGGATTGGGCTTCTTGACGCCCTTTCCTCGCAGCCGAAAATCACCGCCGCGGCTCCTCAGCGTCCAGGTGTCGATGCGGTGCGTCGTGCCGCAGGCCGCAGACGGACGTAACGCCACAGTCGACCTCTCAGCCTGCCACGACAGCCTGGCTCTGTCAGCGCTCTGCCTTTACAGGGTCGTGTTCGCCTGCGAGCCTCGAGTTGTCATGTTCGTGTGTCCCAGCTGCGGCCTTCCGGCTCGAGCGCCGGGCTTCTGCACCGAAGACGGGGCGAGCCTCGCCGCGTCAGACGGGGACCCCATGCTCGGACAGCTCGTCGGCAGCTATCGCGTCGCACGCCTGATCGGGCGCGGCGGCATGGGCGAAGTTTACCTGGGCGTGCAGCCGTCCATCGGCAGTCGCGTCGCCATCAAGGTGCTGTCTCCGACCGGCAGCTCGAGCAGCGGCCTGGTCGACCGCTTTTTCTCGGAAGCCAAGGCCGTGAACCTGATCCGGCACGAGAACATCGTCAACGTGCTCGATCTCGCGGTACTCCCGAACGGCCGCCCCTACATCGTGATGGAGTATCTGGAGGGAGCGCCGCTCGCCGCCCATTTCGAGTCCACGCGGCCCTTCCCTCTAGGGTTTCTGGTGCGGCTCGCGCTCGAGGTGCTGTCTGCGCTCGAGGCCGCCCACGGTCACGGCATCACCCACCGCGATCTCAAGCCGGACAACATCTTCATCACCGCGCTGGGTCGGGTGAAGGTCCTCGATTTCGGCATCGCGAAGCTGAAGCCCGAGCTCGGTGGACAGAGCGACGCGACGCGCACCGGCGCGCTGCTCGGCACGCCGCAGTACATGTCGCCCGAACAGGCCCGTGGGCAAGGCGTGGACGCACGCTCGGATCTATACTCCCTGGGAGTGATCTTGTTCGAGGGCGCCACCGGTCGGCGGCCCTTCGAAGCGGAGTCGCTGTTCGAGCTCTTGCGTCAGCACATCGAATCCGCGCCGCCGCGCCCGCTGATGTTGCGACCGGATCTTCCCCCGGCGCTCGAGATGCTGATCTTGCAAGCGATGGAGAAGGACCGCGAACGCCGCTGCCACTCGGCGACGGAAATGGCGCACGCGCTCGCCGCCGTCCTGTCACTGCTGCCGGACGCGGGGGTCAGCGCTCCACCGCCCCCGCGGATTGGTCTGCCGACCCCGATGCGGCTATTGCCAACCCAACCTGCTGGGACCGTGTCGGGCACCGCCAGTGTGTCCGGAATGGCTCACGGCTTCGTGCAGGCGCCACCTGCTCCTCGCTCCTCACCGGTGGGGTTCATCATCGGCATGATCGGCGCGCTGATCGCGCTCCTGGCGGTCATCGGAGCCGGGGTCTTTTTCCTGGTGATGGGGCGAGACACGGTCAACGTGACGTTCGAGCAGCCGAGCGGCGGCACGAAGTCGGGCCCAAAGGCCCCGGCAGACCCGAACCGGTTCGACCTGCCATCCCACCTCGAGAGCGCTCGCCAGGCGGCCCGCAAACACCTGCCCGACGCCGAGTTGGCGACGCTCACTGTCGTCGGTCTCCTGCCCAGCGGTGAATTCGAGCTCAAGTCGCCGCAGCAGTCGGTCGCGTACATCTTCCGGTCACCGGCAGCGTCGAAGACCGGCAAGAGGTGCCTGGTGTCCGTCAGCGCGTCGATGTACGGCACGTTCGCCGCGCCAATCGACGACGCCTCCTACGATTGCAAGCAGTCGGTCACCAGCGCTCCCCGCTGTTCGCTGAAGGCGGTGCTCGCAAAGGCGCCAGCAGGCGCAAAGAACGTCACGTTCCGGAGTGAGGCGTCCGCCTGGAGCTGGGTCGTGATGGGAGCCGCGGGCTCCATCACCGTGGTTCCAGACAACTGCTAGGCCGATGCTTCGGCGGTCGGAGGGTATGGCATCCCGCCTACCAAACACGCTGCGACTCAGCCAGTGCTCCGAGAATTCGCCAACGCCTCGCGGCGAGCTGCGTGTCGCTGTCGCGCGGTGCGCATCGCCAGCGCGCCGACGGCGACACCGATACCCAGAGCGATGGGCGCGAACAGCGCAGGCAGCGGCGCGTTCTTGTGTTGAGCCAGGTTGTAGAGCGCAAACATCGCGAAGCCGGAGCCGAGCAGAAGCTGGAACCGGGCCACGGTCGGCGAGACCATCACACACGCGGCCCCAACCGACACCGGCTCGCTCGCCACCAGCTCTGGGACCAACCACGAGCGCAACAGGCTCAAGCGCGCGGTCCGATGCCGCATGGCAAGGAAGCCGTTCGACGCCATGTCGAGCCCGAGCGCTACCGCCAATCCCGAAAAACCCAGCGCGAGACCCAAGACCGCCATGGCAAAGGTCGGCGCGGCAGCATTGGCGGCGAACACCCAGGTGTCGCGCTGCTCCAGGTTGCGCTCGGTCTCCGCGTCGAGCCGGGGTGCGTCGGGCAGAAACACCGGCAGCGCTTGCGGGGGCAGGTCGGCGAACCCGATCGATTTTGCGCGCTCCAACATTTCTTCCACGCCGACGCGGGCGACCTTGCGTCGACGAGCGACGGTCGGCCCGATGACGAGCAACCCGAACGCATGAGAGGCTGGCAAGATCAGGACCGCCACGACCCCGCTGAGGACCGGCCAGACGAGGCCGAGTCCGCGCTCGTGCGTGCTGATCGACGCGAGCACACACAGCATCGCGATGGCCACCCCCACACGAAACGCCCGTTTTGCCACGCGCTCCCTGATCTCCAGCGACGCATCCGCGATCTCGCGGTACCGGAGCCGCAGCGCGAAATAGGTCTGCATGTCGGCTGGGACCGGCGCTGCCTCACCCGCAAGCTCCTCGGCGACGTGCGCGCGGTGCTCGGCAAAGAGCTCGCCGAGCTGGCTCTTGTCGCACTGGTGCAAATGATAGCCCGCGGACGCCGGAGTGGCGACGCCGTGCGCGACGAGCACACCGAACAAACCTGGGAACATCTGGCTGGTGCTGACGATGCGGCCGTCGTCGAACAGGGTCTTCATTTCGGTGAGCTCCTGACCGCGACTGCAGGCGACACCGGCGAGCACGTGCCCGGTTTCGCAGCGCCACACCTCACTGATGATCATTCCACCAGCGTGCTCCGCCGCCGCGTACCCGAGCTTGGTGAACCCAAGCGCTTCGAGGTCGGCACGGGTTCGGTCACTCACTCCAGAGCGTGCCGCCGCCGTGGGGTCGCGAGAGACATCACTGTAGTGAAAGACCGCCGCTGCCATCTGCTCACTTCACGACCGGAACGCATTTGCCGTTGACGCAGTCTTCAGCAACCTGGCACTCGGACTTCTCCGTGCATGGCTGCCGCTCGACGGTGGTCACCCACTGCGCAATGTGATTGCCGCCGGCGATGTCCTGGAAAGGCAACCAGAACGCCGGCAAGCTCGGATCCTTGCCCTGCTCACCCAGCTTCGGATCGAAGGCTGCCATCCAGAGCTGCACCTTGGACCCCTGCGGCAACCGCAGGCCGTAGGCGCGCGCGCTCGACAGCGTGAGCCACATGATCGTTCCGTTGTAGTAGGTGCCCACGTCGGGGGCCCACTTGGCCCACGAGCAACTCCCGCCCTGGTTGGCGGCATCGAGGCGAACCGCCTTGCCGCCTGCGGTCGGGACCGCCCACAACTCTCCGTCCCCGGAGGGCGGCCCGGCGGAGTAGGAATCCATGTTGGAGGGCGAACGGTTGAACGCCACCCACTTCTGCGACGGCGCAAACGACGGGTAGTAGTTGTTCTGACCCGTGTACGGCACGAGTGTGGTGGGGAGGCTCCACGAACCGCCCGAGAGCTTGATGGTCTCGAGGGAAGCGTCGGACACACCCGGATTGCCGAAACCAAACGGAGGAGGCGCTGCTGCCTTCGAGTAGACGACGAGCTCACCGTTCGGCGACCAATCCGGCATCGTGCCGAGGGGGATCAAGCTCGGGTTCAAGATCGCGCCGCTGTTCACGTCCTGGAGGCCGGTCTTCACACCATCGGAGTAGAGCAGCCGATCGCCATTGGGCGAGAAGGCGAAGAAGTTGGCGGCACCTCCCACGACGCCGCCGTCGGCGGTGAGCGGAGTGCGGGTCGCCACGTCGTAGACCTTGAACGGCGCGGGCGCCGGGATGTCGTTGCCGATGGCCATGCGTTTACCATCGCGGGAGAGGGCATGGCATCCGACGCAGGTCAGCGCGCCCGCCATGGGCGGCGTCATGAACTGCTCCGCCGTCGCGTTGGGCAACCCGAAGTCGTAGCGCTGGATCACGCCGCTGGTGTTCCAGTAGTAGAGCCCGCCGATGATGTTCTCCTTCGAAAACGCGAGCAGCCGCGGGTCACTGGTTCCAACACCGTACGGCGCGCTGCCGTTCACGCCGCGAACTCGATAACTGATGGGCGGCGCGCCGCGATTCGGCTCCACGAGCTGCGACCAGAAATCTTTGTCTGTCTGGTACACACAGCCGCCTCCGACCGGAGTGCAGCCGGTGTAGATCACGAGGGCGATGGCGGGGGACTCGAAGCGGATCTCGAACAGGGTCTGCCCGGCGCCCGGTTTCCAGTGCACCTCCAGCGACTGCATGTTGGGCGGTGTCACGATGTTGTTCGCGGGATAGACGACCTCCGGTTTTGCGAACGGATCATCTGGCCCGTTGAACTTGTCCTTCGAGGTCGGATCCGCGCCAGGCCCGACCACCACGACCGTCTTGGTCGGTGCAGGTCCGTCGCTGCCCGCGTCGTTCGTTGCGCCGGCGGTACCAGCCGACGCATCACTGCCTGCAGCGCCGCCCGCGCCACCCGCTCCGCCGCTACTCGAGCTGGCGTCGTCCGTCGCGGAACAGGCGCCGGCGAGGCCGATCGCCAGCGCGAAGATCAAAACCCCATCGAGTCGCCTGAGCATGTTCGCCTCCCGGGTGCGAGCGAAGGCTAGCGCGTCAGCGCCTCAGATGTACTGCCCGGCGTCCACGCGGATCACCTCGCCGGTGATGCAACGCGCTGCGTCGGAGAGCAAAAACGCCACGCTGTTCGCCACGTCGCGCGGATCCGCGAGGCTCGGCAGCACCGCCTCCGCCTGGGCCTTGTCGCGAAATTCTTGGGGCAAGGCCAGGGTCATTTCGGTCAGCACCATGCCGGGGGCGACCGCGTTCACGGTGATGCCCTTCGGACCGAGCTCACGTGCGGCGGCCTTGGTCAGGCCGATCAGACCCGCCTTGGCGGCGGAGTAGTTCGCCTGACCGAACTTGCCGCGCAGTCCGTTGATGCTCGTGACGTTGACGATGCGACCATGCCCCGCCGTTCGCATGCGCGGTGACAGCGCCCGGATGGTGTTGAACGCACCCGTGAGGTTCACGTCGATCACTGACTGCCACTCATCGTCCGTCATCTTGCCGAGGGACTTGTCGCGGGTGATCCCGGCGTTGTTCACCAGCAAGGTGGTGTCGTCGCTCAAGGTCTCGACCGCCGCTGCTACCGAGGCGGCGTCCGCGACGTTCACTTTCCAGAAGACGGTCCCGCCGATCGCGTCGCCGGGTTCGAGATCGAAGATGACCACGCGCGCGCCGTGTTCGATCAGCACCTCGACGATGGTACGCCCGATACCGCGCGCACCGCCCGTGACGACCGCCGACCTGCCCGCGAGGGACCAGACTTCGCTCATGCCTCTGTCTGCCGCGGCCGCGCGCCTGCGTCCAGCCA
This sequence is a window from Myxococcales bacterium. Protein-coding genes within it:
- a CDS encoding US12 family protein; amino-acid sequence: MSQTYSSAVAQGRAGLNPVDARAKFIVRTYNHLFGAIILFAAIEVGLFMSGLAYPIAAALLGRSWLLVLGGFVVVSWGASHVAHRSLSKPAQYAALLGMVVAQAIIFVPLLAIADKVAPGAIQSASLVTMLGFAGLTAIAFVTRKDFSFLRGLLFWGGIIALVAIVAGVVFSFQLGTFFSVLMVGFAGAAILYDTSNVIRHFPEDRYVAAALELFASVAMMLWYVLRIFISSRD
- a CDS encoding serine/threonine protein kinase, which produces MFVCPSCGLPARAPGFCTEDGASLAASDGDPMLGQLVGSYRVARLIGRGGMGEVYLGVQPSIGSRVAIKVLSPTGSSSSGLVDRFFSEAKAVNLIRHENIVNVLDLAVLPNGRPYIVMEYLEGAPLAAHFESTRPFPLGFLVRLALEVLSALEAAHGHGITHRDLKPDNIFITALGRVKVLDFGIAKLKPELGGQSDATRTGALLGTPQYMSPEQARGQGVDARSDLYSLGVILFEGATGRRPFEAESLFELLRQHIESAPPRPLMLRPDLPPALEMLILQAMEKDRERRCHSATEMAHALAAVLSLLPDAGVSAPPPPRIGLPTPMRLLPTQPAGTVSGTASVSGMAHGFVQAPPAPRSSPVGFIIGMIGALIALLAVIGAGVFFLVMGRDTVNVTFEQPSGGTKSGPKAPADPNRFDLPSHLESARQAARKHLPDAELATLTVVGLLPSGEFELKSPQQSVAYIFRSPAASKTGKRCLVSVSASMYGTFAAPIDDASYDCKQSVTSAPRCSLKAVLAKAPAGAKNVTFRSEASAWSWVVMGAAGSITVVPDNC
- a CDS encoding SDR family oxidoreductase, giving the protein MSEVWSLAGRSAVVTGGARGIGRTIVEVLIEHGARVVIFDLEPGDAIGGTVFWKVNVADAASVAAAVETLSDDTTLLVNNAGITRDKSLGKMTDDEWQSVIDVNLTGAFNTIRALSPRMRTAGHGRIVNVTSINGLRGKFGQANYSAAKAGLIGLTKAAARELGPKGITVNAVAPGMVLTEMTLALPQEFRDKAQAEAVLPSLADPRDVANSVAFLLSDAARCITGEVIRVDAGQYI